A single window of Syntrophotalea acetylenica DNA harbors:
- the murJ gene encoding murein biosynthesis integral membrane protein MurJ, whose translation MREKTEIARATGIMGIATALSRVFGLVRDVVVARLFGAGFGADAFFMAFTIPNLLRRFFAEGSLTAAFVPTFSRVHHEQGADEGRRVANICLTLLLLVMTGVTLCGLLASPWIVRLIGYGFSEIPGKLELTNFLNRLMFPYIFFVSLLALITGVLNVLGHYFWPAVSPVLLNLAMIASAVLLAGSFDAPVTALAIGVLVGGFLQLVIQFPVARRYGLRFRPDFHFRHPAVRRVVRLMLPGLAGVAIYQINIVVTRLLASFLAEGSVSYLYFGQRLFEFPQGIFVVSLAQAVLPAMSRQVAIGDQSGFKESLRYALVLICLVTLPAAAGLVLCSVPVYSLFFMRGAFSYNDVLQSALVLAAYAPGLLFAGVSRVVVPSFYAMHDTRTPVWVSFYTLLVNAALGLLLMRFYQHVGLALALTLSSVFNCFVLLFLLRRKLGPLGLKHVLRSMLRIVPGTLLMAVFAYAVLYNGQWQVPGSFWPKLLRLGTAVIGGSGIFYAVCLFMRVPEVSQLAGFIRRKTRWKREVRKG comes from the coding sequence ATGAGGGAGAAAACGGAAATAGCCAGAGCGACCGGCATCATGGGGATTGCTACAGCCCTCAGCCGGGTCTTCGGGTTGGTGCGCGATGTGGTGGTGGCCCGATTGTTTGGCGCCGGTTTTGGCGCCGACGCTTTTTTTATGGCCTTCACCATCCCCAATCTGTTGCGGCGATTTTTTGCGGAAGGTTCCCTGACCGCAGCCTTCGTTCCGACCTTTTCCCGGGTCCATCATGAGCAGGGGGCCGATGAGGGACGCAGGGTCGCCAATATCTGTCTGACCCTGTTGCTGCTGGTCATGACGGGTGTTACGCTGTGCGGTCTGCTGGCTTCTCCCTGGATCGTCCGTCTGATCGGATACGGATTCAGCGAGATTCCCGGCAAGCTGGAACTTACCAATTTTCTCAACCGGCTGATGTTTCCCTATATTTTCTTTGTCAGCCTGTTGGCTTTGATTACCGGTGTTCTCAATGTGCTGGGGCATTATTTCTGGCCGGCGGTATCGCCGGTACTGCTGAATCTTGCGATGATTGCATCGGCGGTGCTGCTGGCCGGTTCCTTCGATGCTCCTGTAACGGCGCTTGCCATCGGGGTGTTGGTTGGCGGCTTTCTGCAGCTGGTCATACAGTTTCCCGTTGCCAGGCGTTACGGGTTGCGGTTTCGCCCTGATTTCCATTTCCGCCATCCGGCCGTGCGACGTGTGGTTCGTTTGATGCTGCCGGGTCTGGCCGGGGTGGCCATTTATCAGATCAATATCGTTGTGACAAGGCTGTTGGCTTCGTTTCTTGCCGAGGGCAGTGTCTCCTACCTTTACTTCGGCCAGCGGCTGTTCGAGTTCCCCCAGGGTATCTTCGTGGTCTCCCTGGCCCAGGCGGTTCTGCCCGCCATGAGCCGTCAGGTTGCCATCGGGGATCAGTCCGGTTTCAAGGAGTCGCTGCGTTACGCGCTGGTGCTTATCTGTCTGGTGACCCTGCCTGCCGCAGCCGGCCTGGTGCTTTGTTCGGTGCCAGTTTACAGTCTGTTTTTCATGCGTGGCGCCTTTTCCTACAATGATGTCCTGCAGTCGGCTCTGGTTCTGGCCGCCTATGCCCCCGGTCTGCTGTTCGCGGGGGTGAGCAGGGTAGTGGTGCCGAGTTTCTATGCCATGCATGATACACGCACTCCGGTGTGGGTTTCGTTCTATACCCTGCTGGTCAATGCGGCCCTTGGTCTTTTGCTGATGCGGTTTTATCAGCATGTAGGGCTTGCGTTGGCACTGACCTTGTCCAGCGTATTCAATTGTTTTGTTCTTTTGTTTCTGCTGCGGCGAAAATTGGGCCCCCTCGGGTTGAAACATGTGCTGCGGTCCATGCTGCGCATCGTGCCGGGGACTTTGCTGATGGCAGTTTTCGCCTATGCGGTGCTGTATAACGGGCAATGGCAGGTGCCCGGCTCCTTCTGGCCCAAACTTTTGCGCCTCGGAACGGCCGTGATTGGCGGTTCCGGGATCTTTTATGCCGTATGTCTCTTCATGCGGGTGCCGGAAGTATCTCAGCTCGCCGGCTTTATCCGCCGCAAGACACGCTGGAAGCGCGAGGTCCGGAAAGGTTGA